A genomic stretch from Narcine bancroftii isolate sNarBan1 chromosome 9, sNarBan1.hap1, whole genome shotgun sequence includes:
- the LOC138743654 gene encoding endogenous retrovirus group 3 member 1 Env polyprotein-like, giving the protein MGHYIQIPNTTPFPLNGWKGDSGPLCPDGLWFCIHQRTIPMKSSTPHSKVPAPLRQPDLVRVHPNNHESFGHAVGGDNLFVDLATKIAGTFNVTNCWVCGGPRMSEQWPWWGESLNSLTMISRIWTTNRTRSRETWSLSNVPSGFYCLSRTGKYPVGKSPCKAVWIRISPGIFTWFPKPLTWFLSTVFKTNCLPLSNSSIQFWNCTSSTITGPYQSNPVLKRVWERGYGVSPNGLFWVCGNKAYTRLPLQWSGTCFLGIIRPEFFLLPHDHGHKLGVKVFDTLHRQPRSSTVHLGQWGDDWPPERIIQYYGPATWAQDGSWGYRTPIYMLNRIIRLQAVLEIVTNQTALALQLLASQQGQMRSAIYQNRLALDYILATEGGVYGKLNLTNCCLQIDDNAQAIRKIADNIRTLSHVPVQTWHPFAKLNWIDKWFGGTWWRTLLWVIGGILFLLLVLPCIIPCLRSLVISMVQQAMKPGGLGDPVRILLQHEINLS; this is encoded by the coding sequence atgggtcattatatacagattcctaataccactcctttccctcttaacggttggaagggtgactcaggcccactatgccctgatggactctggttttgcatacaccagcgtactattccaatgaaaagttccactccacactcgaaagtgcctgcccctttaagacagccggacttagttcgagtccatccaaataaccatgaaagtttcggtcatgcagttgggggagataacctttttgtagatcttgcaactaaaattgcaggaacatttaatgtaaccaattgttgggtctgcgggggtccacggatgtcagagcaatggccttggtggggggagtccctcaattcattgaccatgatttcccgaatatggacaactaaccgaacgagatcaagagaaacttggtctctctctaacgtcccctctggtttttattgtctctcacgaaccggcaaatacccagtaggaaaaagtccctgcaaggctgtatggattcgcatttcgcctggtattttcacttggtttcctaaacccctgacttggttcttatccactgtttttaaaactaattgcctacccctgtctaatagcagtattcagttttggaattgtaccagttccaccatcacaggaccataccaatcaaaccccgttcttaaaagagtttgggaaagggggtatggagtatccccaaatggattattctgggtatgtggtaataaagcttatactcgtctccccttacagtggagtggaacttgtttcctaggaataatccgcccagaatttttcctcctaccccacgatcacggtcataaattaggagtgaaggtttttgatacattacaccgtcagccccgctctagcacggtacatttgggacaatggggagacgattggcctccagaacgcataattcaatattatggtcccgctacatgggctcaagatggatcctggggttatcgtactcctatttatatgttaaatcgcattattcgcttgcaagcagtccttgaaattgttacaaatcaaacagctctagccctgcaattacttgcatcccagcaaggtcaaatgcgctctgctatatatcagaaccgtttGGCCCTAGACTATATCCTAGCCACGGAAGGTGGTGTAtatggaaagcttaatttgactaactgctgcttacagattgatgataatgcccaagccattcgaaaaatcgctgataatattcgtactttgtcccatgtaccggttcaaacctggcatccttttgcaaaattaaattggatagacaaatggtttggaggaacctggtggcgtaccttattgtgggtcatcggaggtattttattcctcctacttgttttgccctgtattattccctgtctacgcagcctggtgatttccatggtccaacaggctatgaaaccagggggactgggagaccccgttagaattttacttcagcacgagattaatttatcatga